The genomic region aggacagagggagactgggctacaaccaggtcacaggtgagtaggtgttgggggacagagggagactggGCTACAATCAGGTCACCAGTGAGTTGGTgttgggggacagagggagactgaCTGGGCTACAACCAGGTCACAGGTGAGTTGGTgttaggggacagagggagactgaCTGGGCTACAACCAGGTCATAAGTGAGTTGGTGTTGGGGGACAGAGGTAGACTGGGCTACAACCAGGTCACAGGTGAGTAGGTGTTGGGGGACAGTGGGAGACTGGTCTAAAACCAGGTCACACGTGAGTAGGTGTTGGGGGACAAAGGGAGACTGGGCTACAACCAGGTCACAGGTGAGTTGGTgttaggggacagagggagactgaCTGGGCTACAACCAGGTCACAGGTGAGTAGGTgttgggggacagagggagactggGCTACAACCAGGTCACCAGTGAGTAGGTgttgggggacagagggagactggGCTACAACCAGGTCACCAGTGAGTAGGTgttgggggacagagggagactgaCTGGGCTACAACCAGGTCACCAGTGAGTTAGTgttaggggacagagggagactgaCTGGGCTACAACCAGGTCACAGGTGAGTAGGTgttgggggacagagggagactggGCTACAACCAGGTCACCAGTGAGTTGGTgttgggggacagagggagactggGCTACAACCAGGTCACCAGTGAGTTGGTgttaggggacagagggagactggGCTACAACCAGGTCCCCAGTGAGTAGGTGCTGGGGACAGAGGATGTAGTGCTCTTTCCTCCAACTGACAGTAGACTAATATGAGAATGGTACAGTTTGGCTATAATGTAATGTGTCAGCACTTTGTGTGACAAAGGgagaaggaatggagggaggaggttgCTTGTCATTTCATCATTGCTGTCATTGGAGCACCAGTCTGCTCACATCAGCCTCATCAGTATTTTAGACCTCATAATATGCGGATGTGTTATTTGCATTGTGTAAGGATGTCTAGGACAACAGTGGTCTGTGTATTTATTCTGCAAATAGGGTCCATCCATAGTTTTAAACTTGAATAAAATATACAATTGAACAAACTTGAACAATATTCAGAAAAACAACCCcaaaacagccatgttattactgcCATGCCTAACTTTAGCGTACCCTAAAATCTCAATGTTAATCATGTAAGCTGGCTAATGAATTGATCCTACTATGTGAAATGACCATACTGACCACTGACTAAGGCTGAACACAGTGATGAAAGCAACTAATACTGTTACTGCCCCCTGCTGATACGAAGATGAACATTTGGCAAGTGTGATGTTTGTTACCTCTTGGATCAGGCAATTATAACACCACACACTACAAAGTGAAGATAATATCAATTAAGCATTGTATTATTTGGTCTGACAGGGACCGGACGACACATATGGATGACATTATGCAGAACATGTAAAACATGGCATCAAGCTCTATGTAAGTTCAGACTATGAGTACTGGTGGTGGATGAGAGCAAGGTACTGAGTGGCCTCATCGCCCAggacctctcccctcctcctgggACTGAACACTGAGGAGGATGGGTCCATGAGGGAGACCGCCACCTGCCCacaccctcccccaccctccatcacCAGGCCTCCCTGCACAGACCCAGCCTACCTCCCCTCACCCTGCCTGCCAGCTGCACATTACATACTAGGAAGTGACAGAGGGGCAGGCAAACCAGTGCAAAGCCCAGCACACACAGAGAGGCCACTATGGGATACCCTGAAAAGTCCAGAACCTTGCAGATAGATGTAAGTCAGCCAGCAGGCCACAGCAAACAGGATGTAGAGGCAGCTAATGAAGAGCTGGTTGAGATAGCGGGCCAAGTGGACGGGCGCAGCTGATAAGAGGAGGTCCAGAAGGGCCTGGGCAGAGTTGCCGATGTGCATGTTGAGGTTGAAGGGGGACAGAGGGTGGTGCTCCATGGGGGAGTCGAGACTCCAGTAGAGGAAGGACACAGTGAGGCAGAAGGCACACATCAGGCTGTGGAAGAACCACTGCAGTctcagggagatggagaggagaacgggGAGGGGGAAAGGACCCAAGGGCTCTGCTCCATTTCCACATTCTCTAGTTTGGTCCCCTAAGAATGAAGAGCAAACATCAGTCAGTTCATTGTTTCGACCAGTAAATTCAAATGCAGCGTTGGCAGCCATATTACCTCCAGGAAAGGTATTTACCTCCAGGACAAGTCTTTCTATGGTACCTGAAGTGGCACCTGACCAAGAGCGTGGCACAGGACAGGTTACAGGAAACCACCAGGTGGTAGACCACCATCAGGCAGTAGGTTAGGTGGCTGAAGAAGATGAGCCACTTGGGATTGGAAAACGGCAGGCCAGAGTACATACACCAAATCAGGGTGTAAAGCAACACCCTATACAGGAGCCAGACCTAAGGGGGTAGAGTGTAAGTAGTCTAATCTGAAACACAAAGACTACACCTGTTGCCCTTGGACAAGCTCGAAGACCCTAAGCCTACTCACAGAGGAGCATTATGTGGTGGTGCTGTCAGTGAAAATTAGACTGAGTAGATCAGTATGActgacatctgtctgtctgtccatagaAACCTGTGGCTGCAGCAGGAACTCAGGTGTTACGttcactgtcttcaaactccctgtcatagatgagccaaggcgcagcgtgcatgtaaTTCCACATCTTTTAATAAAGTGAAACTTTCACCAAAAAAAACAGGTAAACAGAAACCGAACGTGACGCAACCGTggcgcacaaaaacacacaaagaaaataaataattacccacagcataggtgggaaaaaggctgcctaagtatggttcccaatcagagacaacgatagacagctgcctctgattgggaaccacactcggccaaaaacaaagatatagcaaacatagaatgcccacccaaatcacaccctgacctaaccaaatagagaaataaaacatctctctaaggtcagggcgtgacatcaggTCTAGAGAGCGAAAGGCAGAGTATGGTCAGGGAAGCTCCTCCTTGATCTCCTCCTTCCAGCATCGTGTCCAGCTCAAAACCATATGGATCAAAGTCATAACAGGACTACCTATGCAGAAAGAGAATCAAAGGTCCCTTAAATTATTAACTCAAACAAGCCAAGGAGTGGTTTGATGCAAAACAGatacgaatcaaatcaaatctaattttattagtcacatgcgctgaatacaacaggtatagacagtacagtgaaatgtttacttactagcccctaaccaacaatgcagtttaaaaaagtaCGGATAAGAATAATAAAGTAACAAGAaattaaaaagcagcagtaaaataacaatagtgagactatatacaggggggtaccggtacagagtcaatgtgcgggggcaccggccagttgaagtaatatgtacatgtaggtagagttattaaaatgactatgcgtagatgataacaacagagggtagcagcggtgtaaagggggggggggcaatgcaaagagtttgggtagccatttgatcaggtgttcaggagtcttacggcttgggggtagaagctgtttagaagcctcttggacctagacttggcgctccggtacgacttgccgtgcggtagcagagggaacagtctatgactagggtggctggactctttgacaatttttagggccttctctgacaccgccaggtatagaggttctggatggcaggaagcttgaccccagtgatgtactgggccgttcgcattaccctctgtagtgccttgcggttggaggccgagcagttaccataccaggcagtgatgcaaccagtcaggatgctctggTGCAGCTCTAGAACCTTTTgacgatctgaggacccatgccaaatcttttcagtctcctgaggaggaatatgttttgtcgtgccctcttcatgactgtcttggtgtacttggaccatgttagtttgttagtgatctgctccactgcagctccattgatgagaatgggggcgtgctcggtacTCTTTATCCTGCAGTCCACAATTATCTCtgttgtcttgatcacgttgagggagaggttgttgtcctggcaccacacggccacaCTCTGCCGTGCAGTCATGaccgaacagggagtacaagaggggactgagcacgcacccctgaggggcccccgtgttgaggatcagcgtggcggatgtgttgttacctacccttaccatctgggggcggcccgtcagaaagtccaggatccagctgcagagggaggtgtttagtccaagggtccttagcttattgatgagctttgagggcattatggtgttgaacgctgagctgtactcaatgaatagcattctcacataggtgttccttttgtccaggtgggaaagggcagtgtggagtgcaatagagattgcatcatctgtgaatctgttggggtggtatgcaaattggagtgggtctagggtttctgggataatgttgttgatgtgagccatgaccagcctttcaaagcacttcaatgctacagacgtgagtgctacggatcggtagtcatttaggcaggttacctttgcttctttgggcacaggcactatggtggtctgcttgaaacatgttagtattacagactcaggcagggagaggttgaaaatgttagtgaatacacttgccagttcgtcagcgcatgctcacagtacacgtcctggtaatctgtctggccctgcggccttgtgaatgttgacctgtttaagggtcttactcacatcggctgtggagagcatgatcacacagtcttccagaacagctggtgctctcatgcatgggcAGCTCTCGGGCAGCTCTCGGCTatgcttccttttgtagtctgtaatgatttgcaagccctgccacatccaaagagcatcagagccagtgtagtatgattcgatcttagtcctgtattgatgctttgcctgtttccgctccttgaaagcggaagctctagcttttagctcagtgcggatgttgcctttaatccatggcttctggttggggtatgtacgtacggtcactgtggggacgacatcatcgatgcacttattgatgaagccaatgactgatgtagtgtactcctcaatgcgaTCAGAggagtcccggaacatattccagtctatgctagcaaaacagtcctgtagcttagcatctgcttcatctgaccacttttttattgatctagtcactggtgcttcctgctttaatttttgcttgtaagcaggaatcaggaggatggaattatggtcagatttgccaaatgcagGGCGAGGGATATCTTtgtgtgcatctctgtgtgtggagtgaaggtggtctctggttgcacatttagcatgctgatagaaatttgttcaaatggatttaagtttttcttaaagtccccggctactaggagcgccgcctctgggtgagtgttttcttgttttcttatggCGGAATATATCTCATTCAATGCTATCATAGTGCCaacctctgactgtggtggtatgtaaacacctacaaagaatacagatgaaaactctctaggtagatagtgtggtctacagcttatcatgagatactctacctcaggcgagtaaTAGATtgagctgttatttacaaaaatacatagccccagggcctcccgggtggcgcagtggttaagggcgcggtactgcagcgccagctgtgccatcagagtccctgggttcgcgcccaggctctgtcgtaaccggccgcgaccgggaggtccgtggggcgacgcacagggcttggtcggtaggggtgtctcatcgcgcaccagcgactcctgtggcgggctgggcgcagtgtgcgctaaccaaggtggccaggtgcacggtgtttcctccggcgcattggtgcggcaggcttccgggttggatgcacgctgtgttaagaagcagtgtgtgAGCTGCTTctgggttgggttgtgtatcggaggatgcatgactttcaaccttcgtctctcccgagcccgtacgggagttgtagcgatgagacaagatagtagctactacaacaattggataccacgaaattggggagaaaaaggggtaaaattcaaaacaaatcaaattaaaacatgtaaaaaataCATAGCCcgctgccccttgtcttaccaaaCGCTGCTATTCTatggtacagcgtataaccagccagctgtgtgttgatagtgtcatcgttcagccatgactctgtgaagcataaaatattacagttttgaatgtcccattattggtagtttaatcttccgcataGGTCATaaattttattctccaaagattgcacgtttgctagcagaatggaaggaattggaagtttattcgatcgcctacgaattctcagaaggcagcccgccctctgtcccctttttctccatctccctgtcatGCAAATCATGgcgatctgggcctgttccagagaACGCAGTATATCGTTCGCGTCGGCTCGTCAGAGTTGTGAAAGGAAAAAAATCGCAATCCCaatcctgatgtccagaagttttTTTCAGTCaaaagagacggtagcggcaatattatgtacaaaataagtaacaaaataagttacaaacgatgcaaataaacaaacaaaaaaacacaatcggttggggacacgtaaaacgtctgccttcttctctGGCGCCAATCACACACCAGGTCTAGTCTTAACTATGTTAGCTGTCACTACTCAGTGCTCATGACTTGGCCCAAGTTGAGACATTCCTGCCACCTTGGCTATTCCTGCATCATCTAATGCGTTATTACACTGATCTGTGTTACACTGTGACTGTTAAATCCAATATTAACCTGgtggaaaacacagacacacacatgctttTGACTTTGATGAATTGATTTTGGATATAATACTCATAGTCTATCAAGAGGAAGCCAGGTGATATCACATATATGTATAAAACATCATTGTCTCCGGCATCAGGAGCCTGCTGGAAATAGGGTTTGATTGTATGCTTAAGCAGCAATGTTGCTGTTCATGTGCATTCCACACCTGTATACATTCAAGGGAACCTCTATGTCTAGTAGTCCAACGCCACAAACAACAGGttacagtaatatcaaccactaATAGAGAACAAGAGTTTTCAATTAGTCAAAACATTTCCATTAAGCACAATTTGTCAAACCCCAATGGAGGAATCACATCTGTTCTGGTGGGTACACTCAAAAGCCAGGTGAGGTGAGAGGTCAGCAGTAGTGAGGAGTAACGTTGTGGTCAGGTATCCAGCACACTGTCCCAGGAGGAAGAGCTCAGTAATATCCAGTGAGTCAGACAGGCTCTGTGGAGGGGCAGCTCACATCACAGTACTCCTCCTAAGAACTCAAAGTGATTTATTAAATCATAGTGCCTATTTAGTCGCTACACTGAAGGAACAATTTAAAGCTCTCGGGACATAATGCAAAGGATTGACTATAGTGCTCATCGGCATACTGTAACTTGCAGCATCTCTTCATGCATCTGATTTGATTCTGTGAAAGGCATAGGATTGATCCCTATCCTTGTAATGAAAAACGTGCTCTAACATTTAAAGACCAGAAAACAAAAAGTGCAGTTCTAGATGGAAGCACGCGAGTACACGTCAGGTTTAATTCTGATCTGTTTCAGATAAACAACTAGAGAGAAGCTCAGAACAGCCACATCTGGATTCTGTACAAATGGATTAACTATACAAACTGTACAGAATGCTAATGACAgcattttatactgaacaaaaatataagcacaGCATGCAACAAttccaaagattttactgagttacagttcatatccctaatctatggatttcacatgactggaaatacagatatgcatctgttggttacagaGACCTttaaaaaatgggcctcacaatggtgcacctgtgtaatgatcatgctgtttaatcagcttcctgatatgccacacttgacaggtggatgggttatcttggcaaaggagaaatgctcactaacagggatgtaaagaaatttgtgcatcacattttagagaaatgcatgtgaacatttctgggatcatttatttcagctcatgaaatatgggaccaacaatACGTGTTgcttgcatttatatttttgttcagtatatatggaatgggaaaaaaatacaCGAAATGGACAAGAACTAGCTTGGCCTGTGGTTAATAGAATGCCTGATATCTTAATTATTTGTAGCTGTTGTACATGGCCACAGAAAAGAAGAACAAATAAAGTAAACCAAACAAAAGACTTAAATAACAAATGTACATGCTCCTCTTGTTCTTCTAATTTTCACAGTGGTGGGGATAATGGGGTAACAAGGGTGTAGGGGTGAGGAAGGAAGGGGCGGCTGTAGTCCCTGTTCATGCAAGCTCTATGAAGCATGCAAAGATGGCCTTGAGCACGGTGTCCTTGTAGGTGTCCGATACGTAGAGTTCGTAGTTGCTTCCCTTGATGCCCAGGCGTGTGCCCTTGGTCCGTAATGATGCCTGTGGGGAGAGGGCAAGAAGATGCCTATTAAAATAGACAGATTGGGATCAGGCACCCCTCAGGTACACCTGCTAATTGGCCACACATATACAAACTCaacacaccttcacacaccaaCCCCATCTGCCAGGAAACAGCCCAGAGACATGAAACTTCAAGCCATCTTTGCAGGTGAAAAGGCCTCTATAGTTTCTAGTTTTGTCTGACAGTGATGCACGGCTGGTTGCGGCCCTGGCCCTTACCTTCTTGCCAGCTCATTGCCTGCAGCATCTTGTTC from Oncorhynchus kisutch isolate 150728-3 linkage group LG5, Okis_V2, whole genome shotgun sequence harbors:
- the LOC116374215 gene encoding uncharacterized protein LOC116374215, which translates into the protein MYSGLPFSNPKWLIFFSHLTYCLMVVYHLVVSCNLSCATLLVRCHFRYHRKTCPGGDQTRECGNGAEPLGPFPLPVLLSISLRLQWFFHSLMCAFCLTVSFLYWSLDSPMEHHPLSPFNLNMHIGNSAQALLDLLLSAAPVHLARYLNQLFISCLYILFAVACWLTYIYLQGSGLFRVSHSGLSVCAGLCTGLPAPLSLPSM